CTAACCACATAATTCATCAAGAGGAGATGATGATTTTAAATCCGAATttgagttacgaagaaaagcccGAAGCCATTCTGGATcggaaagtgcaagagttgagaaATAAGTCTATTGCTTCGGTGAAGGTTCGGTGGAGAAATCATGGCAttgaggaagctacgtgggaattggaagacaagatgaggGAGAAGTACCCAGAATTATTTGAATGAtctaagcaaatttcgggacgaaatttttgtgaagatgggtagattgtaatacccgtttttttttcttctatcttTTTAAGTTAAGATTTTGTTTTAAGAACGAGCGAGTGATAGACCTTGAATAAAATACCGTGTTGTTTCGATTGGTTGTGAATGCTGGAATTGTTGTTGATTAATTGTGTGGTGTAAATTGTCGACGAGATTGACGCGAGAATTGTCGATGGGAAAATTTGGGCGTTCGTTTACAAtgtacttggaataacaccaaagtactaaattaataaaacaccacaatttaatcaatatactaaaattatatatttttgggCCTATCacttttgtctatttttttagcCCATTTATCCTTATTCAATTGGGCTATTTTTAATATAGCCATTTATTCCTAATTCCTATTTCATTCCTGCAGCCAACATAAATCTCTTCCTCTAAACCCTCCTACACGTTTTCTTTATTCACCAAAACCTCtactcctaaaatctctccaccaCTCCTTAAAAATCTCCAACCAAATACTCTATTAACTCCATTTATACATCTCCTCCCACAATCTCAACAAACCGTCTGGAGGAGAAACCCAAAGAGTTGTTATCTTTTCAATACCTTCTCTTCTGCAAGTTCTGCTTCTTCCGTGAAGGTAtatccactattttttttctgaatcaTCTGCATCCCATCCCATGATTTAGTTTTACATAATCACACACGGGAATAAATCCCTATTGAAATTCTTGAAAAACTTGTTGAATGCAACATTCTTGTTAACTCAGAATTGTTACTGCCATTGCAAGCAATCAATTCTGCCTTTTATCTCATTAAATATTAATTCTTGATAACCCATTTGTCTGCCCATATAATATTTGAAATCAAATAATTAGAGATGAAAGCTTTGTTTAAATAGATAGGGAAAAGGGGATGAAACTTACAAGTTGTGAGGGGCGGAGCTACTCGGCGACGGTAGGCCGCGGCGGCAGTGTTTTGACAGAAGCTGCCGCACTGATCTGGCGGCGGCGAGTTCTATCAACGGCGAGGAGAGATCGAGGGGGAGAAAGATGTTAGCTTTGTGCTTCTAATTTTGGGGATTTGTTGTTCCTAAATTGAGACACCAAAATTTGAGAGATGGTTTGTGAATTTTAGAAGAATAATATAGATTGGGGGGGGCGTGAGTTTTTCAGAGGCAGAGAGTGAAAAtttgagatagagagagagacaaAGGGTTGCTGTGTTTGAAAGGAGAAGGGAGAGAGATACGTTGATGATGGAAGGGAGTATACTGTAGTTCATTTGTTTAATGGCTTGGGCCATTTAATTCACTTACAATTTTGGGCCCCTAActaaatctttttttttgttttaattggtTGAGGCACCACTAACTATATTATTTGATGGCCCAATTAGTTTTAGTGTATAATAGTTTTAAAGTGGGGAtttgatattaatatatatacatatacatgttttgtgagggagtatattatgtattttatggTCCTCTATTTACTTGCATATGATCTGTTTTGGTCAGTAGATGATTGCTACGagattctttttattttgagcTATGTTAAGCTAATGCCAACGGATGGAAATATAATTCCGGGGatgttgttttgtttgattGATAAATCTGATTGATTATATGAGGTTTTGGTAGAAAGAATAAATGAATAATGTGAGCGCGCacacacttaggatgcatgcattgttaagcttattttgcaaagtctaaTTTTACACATCATGTTATTTCTAAAAGGGTGAACTTGTGCACGTTGTTGCGGTTTGGAACAGAAAGTGATTAAGGagtaagcttttgaggtgggctttctttttaataaggactatgtcctaaatatattttgatgtgaaaaggaggtaaaaatgtttgtcttgccatgttttgtgttttgaatgaacctatctgaagtggctatgccatgtatgtttaatcgaattcgggtcctagtagggccgcaaaccctgctcggactagtgtacaccccgtagatcgtgtgctatctctttggagttggccggtctagtgacttggttcgtggccacgttccttgtcatgtatgttcagatatggtgatgGTGAATGTGGATGGAAAATGGTTGGCCGACCGAACTTGTGAAATATATGTTTTGGTGTACTTGggtttcttttaattaaaacccccaaggtcacttgattatggcttgacaaactctgttttggcatgtgtccactgagtgcatcaagtactcagccctgcatattgtttttcttaatgtgcagattgagcggcgatgggagtggaggatgttgagcagagtTCATGGATTGTTCTGTCATGATTAATAATGTTGGAtttgtcgtgtcttcatactcggcattttccgtgtcttgaacgcttccgctatGAGTACTTTTCTTTAGAATTGTTTATTCGTGCAGAGTCTAACTCGTTTGAAAATTGTTTATTGTCCATTCTTTATTCACTTAGAGTTGGTATTATTGTTAGGATAATATTATGACGTTTTAAAAGTTAattcaattattaaatttttggtcaaatgtgtatgtttttcccatttcttccccgcttctttaatcctcccctagtcgcgattaaccgtattttctatccttagaaaatgcgggcgtgacatcatcatccgacggatcatcatctgagtctgtactaaccgggtcggaatcttcagaataataaggtgattgtggatcaagagagtcggctttatcaggacctattacGTCCTCAACCGCATCACAATTGTCACtttcccctaaatgcacgcctccagcttcaaaatcttgtgttgcagcaaaatatggttcttgggctctcgtagacgtaccaacatcaaaatcttgtgttgcagcaaaatatggttcttgggctctcgtagacgtaccaacatcataacttatgacatgatgactatgatgttgagtaattgccgaatactcaacatataattcaattagacctccaataaccatactctcactaaacattagttgcatgcatacttcgTCTAGTAGAACACCTACAAACGTGACTCCGGCTCCAAAGCATAttgtacgtttccatattatttgaatgttgttttcatatatgattatccccatcctttcacaaattttttccacaagctcatcgtacgaaattgtttcatccaacataatgaatcctttagcaaaaggatgatcatacgaaataactgctccgggaattatctttccaccccaatataaattgacacaccacgtcatattatctgcaataatgtaaaacacaaataaatatgtattatttttacatacatcattatgtagagtgagccaaatatgctaaataataattctacacaataataattctacacaataataattctgcacaataataattctacacaataataattatgcacaatatttcaactcaattcacaatCAATTACAAACTCTAGCTaactatccaacaattactcaaataatgtaaaagataagcatactaaccgaaaataatatacaaatttgggggaaaataGCACTGATAGATGGATGGAGGGCGAATTCGCGTGGAGCGGTCTACCTTGGATAAGAGTGTGTGGGCTGagtttttcgcgatttgggaGTGTGTGGGCTGAGTTTTTCGTGATTTGGGAGTGTGTGGGCTGagtttttcgcgatttgggggaggagaAGGGGATATATCAGATCTGTATAAAGCCGCCAATGACAATGGCGTTTTCTTTGAAACACGCCGACCACGTTGGCGTATTTTATCAAAACGACATTCTACCCTGCGTTTTTACTTGAATAAACACGCCAACGAAAAAGGCGTTTTATATTATACACGCCAATGCGAATGGCGTTTTATACTCAATactgtatttataaaaaatacgaCTAAAATGCGTTGCAATTAAAAGACGCCAACGTAGTTGGCGTTTTAAATTAAAACCCGCCATTGTTGTTagcgtttttacttataaaaaCGCCGAtgcggttggcgtttttcccatatatggaacAGATAACAAAACGGGTACATTTCCGTTATTTCTGAGGCCAACTGGCCTAGAAATGCGTTTTTCcccttagaccatccacaacgcgtctcgcgccgggctcgcgtctcgtctcggagagacgagacccccgcgagacgcattgcagcgcccatctcgtctccagctcgcgaccgtctcgtcgcgtagctcgtctcggcgagacacgaaacgagatgtctcgccacgcgccagggacacgtggcacgtccccatgcgtgcgtgacgcccactcgctggcccgcgagtgggcgtcgtcactgatgacgcaataattcatttttttaaaaaaaaatcgatttttaataaaaaaaaaaaaaaatttcaaacggtaatattaccgttaaatatttattttcattttttaaatttttaatttttttactctataaataattctatttcatactcatttcaaacacaaacacacatctattcctctcaaatcctctctatcactccaatttccatcttcaatcaactcaaacaaatggatccttttgagcaaatgcgccaattaatggaacaatcactcgaagaagatcgacgacgagaggcggaggaagccgcaccacccccacgacgctcccggaagtacatcaatcggaaccgggaggaagccgccgcacggttagtacgcgactacttctgcgataacccgatttggggagatacctatttccgtcgccgtttccgcatgcggaaaccgctatttctccacatagcgaatactttggcggccagggaggagttcttccgagaagggttcgacgcggtcggtcgtcccagccacacgacgctgcagaaatgtactgcagccatccggcagcttgcgactggacaaacggccgacatattcgacgaatacctgcacatcggagacagcactgggcgcttgtgcttgctcaacttctgcagaggcgtccgggcagccttcagtgacgaatttctccggaggccaaccacggaggattgtcagttcctcctcaacctgcacgaacaagtgcacggattccccgggatgcttggcagtgtcgattgcatgcactggcaatggaagaattgcccggtggcttggaggggttcctacacgagcggccacaaaggcacccacccaaccgttgtactcgaggccgttgccgactaccgactttggatctggcacgcgtacttcggggtccctggctcgaacaacgacgtaaacgtgctccaacagtccgacctctttaccgaagttttggatggtaaagcgccggccatcaacttcgtcgccaacaaccggcggtataaaatggggtactatctcgccgacggcatctacccgaagtggccgaccttcgtgaagacgtgcggcaggccagcgaacccaaagcaggctctttttgcgcagaagcaggaggctgcgcgcaaggatgtggagagggcgttcggggttctccaagcgcgcttcaacatcatcaaagccccggctcgttcgtggttcatggagagcatggtcgacatcatgtatacgtgcataatcttgcacaacatgattgtccgagacgaaggacccgatgccggaaattggttcgaccccgaatcccccggaagctcaaccgcaagtagtccgccgcgaagtggagcgcatccatctatacaagaacggttggctattcgggcaaggacacgcgactctagcgcccacacccaactccaagaggatctaattgagcacatttgggaaaactttggcggagaatattaaattatgtcatttttatttttttagaattttaattatgtcttcgttttttttaatgttaagttgtaatattgttttaattttaataaagtgtgtttgtttaaattgaattgggttttaaaaaaaattataaattaaattgaatgaatagtaattaagagacggtatagagacggttaagagacggagcgttgcaggttccgtctcttagttaagagatggaggaaaaaagggcagtggggccctcaaatagtgctcaaatagtagttaagagacggtttaagagacggtatagagacagcgttgtggatggccttaggtgTGGTTTTAGTTTGAGGTTGCATCGGAAATCGGAATCAACAAAAAGGCAGCGGCGGATATGGAGTGGGCGGCGAGAGGAGATcactgatggatccgcgaatttctgatgtttgtaaatgctggtagagaatgaagattatgacacaaagaatttacgtggttcgatttactgaagtaaatctacgtccacgggaaaaagggagggcaagattgtattgcttgatctgttttctacagcttacaaatacaaacttgctatttgctatatggtgttttatctctagagagcttaaccttctcatatcagatctaagttctatttatatcttggactaagatcgtggcttgcatcaccaccctaagtcgtggatgtcgtgtaggtcatggcctaagatcgtggatgtagcgtaggtcatggcctacgatcgtggcctgagttgacaccacgtggtagttggtgtgttggacatcctgtatgggtccactaactccttgttcggtcgaatactgagaccgaactgctttggttgccgatctgagagtagagcttgatgccgacctgagagcagagcttgattggatggcttttaccgagctgtaggctgaggccgaactctttggtaatgccgaactcatactcctgctttggttgccgatctgagagcagagcttgataggttggcttttaccgagctgtaggctgaggccgaactctttggtaatgccgaactcatactcttccttgggctttgggctgacgggccgtcattgctgttgggcttgtttagtacgcaccccatcactaccccccccgaaaagcgaagtgaatcacttcggcgaagcgagtcacttcggcattctgcaAAAGGggacgggggaggctgaagtcaggggacgtgccctgcgcgtgactgcattaaatgcggcattaaatgcgacagtaaaatccggccgtcgaatcctgaaaaggtgggatatgaaacggtgcgatgatttgaaatcttttccaaatctgataaataccgcctttcttcatcatttgaacacctttgctattggcttcttctgcactctctatcttttgcgtgaaaaatttccttccgctttcaaaaatttcctcaggatttcttcaaactttca
This sequence is a window from Salvia splendens isolate huo1 chromosome 14, SspV2, whole genome shotgun sequence. Protein-coding genes within it:
- the LOC121765350 gene encoding protein ALP1-like — translated: RSRKYINRNREEAAARLVRDYFCDNPIWGDTYFRRRFRMRKPLFLHIANTLAAREEFFREGFDAVGRPSHTTLQKCTAAIRQLATGQTADIFDEYLHIGDSTGRLCLLNFCRGVRAAFSDEFLRRPTTEDCQFLLNLHEQVHGFPGMLGSVDCMHWQWKNCPVAWRGSYTSGHKGTHPTVVLEAVADYRLWIWHAYFGVPGSNNDVNVLQQSDLFTEVLDGKAPAINFVANNRRYKMGYYLADGIYPKWPTFVKTCGRPANPKQALFAQKQEAARKDVERAFGVLQARFNIIKAPARSWFMESMVDIMYTCIILHNMIVR